From Deltaproteobacteria bacterium, the proteins below share one genomic window:
- a CDS encoding ParB/RepB/Spo0J family partition protein: MMESKALKRPALGRGLGALIPGGSPSERKGVMNLGIEEIRPDRSQPRRHFDEAHIEELAESIRSKGVLLPLIVRRDSEGYVLVAGERRWRAAQKAGLRELPVMVREVTGKEAFEIALIENIQREDLNPIEEAGAYRRLIEEHGLTQEELAARVGKDRSTVANALRLLRLPEPIQRAVVSGELSMGHARALLAIHDEGDLRKAAEKVIAEALSVRAVESLVQRLKSKRQPQRRRDGDGGAQLRHLVEKLQRKLSVKVQLKDKGGSGTLEIRYGSLAELDRVLAAILGE; encoded by the coding sequence ATGATGGAATCGAAGGCGCTGAAGCGGCCCGCGCTGGGGCGTGGACTCGGGGCCCTGATCCCCGGCGGCTCTCCCTCGGAGCGCAAGGGCGTGATGAACCTCGGCATCGAGGAGATCCGCCCGGACCGGTCGCAGCCGCGCCGCCACTTCGACGAGGCGCACATCGAGGAGCTCGCGGAGTCGATCCGCAGCAAAGGCGTGCTCCTCCCGCTCATCGTGAGGCGCGACAGCGAAGGATACGTGCTGGTCGCCGGCGAGCGGCGCTGGCGGGCCGCCCAGAAGGCCGGGCTCCGCGAGCTGCCGGTGATGGTCCGCGAGGTCACCGGGAAGGAGGCCTTCGAGATCGCGCTGATCGAGAACATCCAGCGCGAGGATCTGAACCCCATCGAGGAAGCCGGGGCGTACAGGCGGCTGATCGAGGAGCACGGGCTCACACAGGAAGAGCTGGCGGCGCGGGTCGGCAAGGACCGCTCCACCGTCGCCAATGCCCTGCGGTTGCTCCGCCTGCCCGAGCCCATCCAGCGAGCGGTGGTCTCCGGCGAGCTCAGCATGGGGCACGCGCGTGCGCTGCTCGCGATCCACGACGAAGGCGATCTGCGGAAGGCGGCCGAAAAAGTGATCGCCGAGGCGCTATCCGTTCGCGCGGTCGAATCGCTGGTCCAACGGCTGAAATCGAAGCGCCAACCGCAGCGCAGGCGCGACGGGGACGGAGGGGCGCAGCTCCGGCACCTCGTCGAAAAGCTGCAACGCAAGCTGAGCGTGAAGGTCCAGCTGAAGGACAAGGGCGGAAGCGGTACGCTGGAGATCCGCTACGGCAGCCTGGCCGAGCTGGACCGCGTGCTCGCCGCAATCCTTGGGGAATGA
- a CDS encoding polymer-forming cytoskeletal protein produces the protein MAQNTAPAQTTALVPSNVAPLPTPASRTPELNALLGKGSQFEGKLIFEGTVRIDGKFSGEIISTDQLIIGEGAEVKANVKVGTLTCLGDYQGEATASKAIELKAPAKVRGNLTTASIVIDRGVFFDGTCKMDTGGSSSVPAKK, from the coding sequence ATGGCACAGAATACTGCTCCCGCTCAGACCACGGCCCTCGTTCCCTCGAACGTGGCGCCTCTTCCCACTCCCGCCTCGCGCACTCCCGAGCTCAACGCGCTGCTCGGCAAGGGCAGCCAGTTCGAAGGCAAGCTGATCTTCGAGGGCACCGTCCGGATCGACGGCAAGTTCTCGGGCGAGATCATCTCCACCGACCAGCTGATCATCGGCGAAGGCGCCGAGGTGAAGGCCAACGTCAAGGTCGGCACGCTCACCTGCCTCGGCGATTACCAGGGCGAGGCGACCGCCTCGAAGGCAATCGAGCTGAAGGCTCCGGCCAAGGTGCGCGGGAACCTGACGACCGCGTCGATCGTCATCGACCGCGGCGTGTTCTTTGACGGAACCTGCAAGATGGACACGGGCGGCAGCAGCAGCGTCCCGGCCAAGAAGTAA